One window of the Eucalyptus grandis isolate ANBG69807.140 chromosome 8, ASM1654582v1, whole genome shotgun sequence genome contains the following:
- the LOC120286995 gene encoding putative disease resistance RPP13-like protein 1, translating to MTNDSIRKWLDELKDAVYDADDLFDEIAAEDLKREAGCEPRALACKVCSFASDACTSGLGDNLEKVLERLESVVKQREVLGLREGIRERTPRALPTTSLVEESGIFGREKDRKAVIELLLSDRGEKNTSVMAIVGMGGVGKTTLSQLVFNDGVVKRSFELRAWVSVSDQFDICKLTAMALEEFSSSKKEAENLNQLQLQLKNLLTGKKFLLVLDDFWNEDFNIWNAFLVPFTYGARGSKIIVTTRNERVASVACAVSTYPLQKLQDKESWDLFTKHAFDQHNFEVRSRLEEIGRRIVKRCDGLPLALKTIGSLLRSEFGIRKWEIIAESDIWDFPPGKNEILPALLLSYHYFPPQLKRCFAYCSVFPKDCRYERDRLILLWIAEGMIKQPNDSRTLEEVGDQCFCDLVSRSLLHRVSDVESSFWMHDLVNDLARYVASRSFFSLDGGNAH from the coding sequence aTGACCAACGACTCCATCAGGAAGTGGCTCGACGAGCTCAAGGACGCCGTGTACGACGCCGACGACCTGTTCGACGAGATTGCCGCCGAGGATCTAAAGCGAGAAGCCGGGTGCGAGCCTCGGGCCCTCGCTTGTAAGGTCTGCAGCTTCGCTTCGGACGCTTGTACGAGTGGACTAGGGGATAATTTAGAGAAGGTTCTGGAGAGATTGGAGAGCGTGGTGAAGCAGAGAGAAGTGCTGGGCCTAAGGGAAGGTATTCGCGAGAGGACGCCTAGAGCTTTGCCGACCACTTCATTGGTCGAGGAATCGGGCATCTTCGGGAGGGAGAAGGACAGGAAGGCGGTGATCGAGTTGCTCTTGTCGGATCGGGGCGAAAAGAACACCAGCGTGATGGCCATAGTTGGGATGGGCGGTGTTGGCAAGACCACGCTATCTCAGCTCGTGTTCAACGATGGTGTGGTGAAAAGGAGTTTCGAGTTGAGGGCGTGGGTTTCAGTGTCCGACCAATTCGATATCTGCAAGCTGACGGCGATGGCTCTCGAGGAGTTCTCCTCGTCTAAGAAGGAGGCCGAAAATCTCAACCAGCTTCAGCTCCAGCTGAAGAACTTATTGACAGGGAAAAAGTTTCTATTGGTCTTGGATGATTTTTGGAATGAGGACTTCAATATTTGGAATGCGTTCCTAGTTCCTTTTACCTATGGAGCAAGAGGCAGCAAAATCATCGTGACGACACGAAATGAAAGAGTCGCATCGGTTGCTTGTGCCGTCTCAACATACCCTTTACAGAAGTTGCAAGACAAGGAATCGTGGGACTTGTTCACAAAACATGCGTTTGACCAGCATAACTTCGAGGTGCGCTCGAGACTTGAAGAAATCGGGCGAAGAATTGTAAAGAGATGTGATGGATTGCCTCTTGCGCTGAAGACTATAGGTAGCTTGTTACGCAGTGAGTTTGGTATCAGGAAGTGGGAAATAATTGCAGAGAGTGACATTTGGGATTTTCCACCTGGAAAGAATGAAATTCTCCCTGCGTTGTTGTTAAGTTATCATTACTTTCCTCCACAACTGAAACGATGTTTTGCCTATTGTTCAGTCTTCCCAAAGGATTGTAGATATGAGAGGGACCGGCTGATCTTACTTTGGATTGCTGAGGGCATGATAAAACAACCTAACGACAGCAGGACATTAGAGGAAGTAGGTGATCAGTGCTTCTGTGATCTAGTGTCTAGATCTTTGCTTCATAGAGTAAGCGACGTCGAATCAAGTTTCTGGATGCATGACCTGGTCAATGACTTAGCAAGATATGTAGCTAGTCGATCTTTTTTTAGCTTGGATGGAGGCAATGCACACTAG